One Thioclava electrotropha DNA segment encodes these proteins:
- a CDS encoding trypsin-like serine peptidase: MGVKRIIFGVVALALLGGMGEAQEARNSALDRLSQRADLFGWEAVGKVTIGADGYCTGVLIAPDLVLTAGHCIYDRRAKGPRDPATLGFAAAQTDGAEVAARPVAAMVADPDYNPFVPLSVDTVRHDVALLQLSAPIPTSIAAPFRVGDVPAAGAEVSVVSYAQGRADALSWQKACSVFGRAKGLIGFDCDVDHGSSGAPVFDRSGLAAGGRAQIVSLVSSGSRKNGVSRAYGMELPAIVAQLKSALRSGRGVIRAASTSAGPSASAAPQIRGTLPAQGQPRILSGGGATGAKFLRP; this comes from the coding sequence ATGGGTGTTAAGCGGATCATCTTCGGCGTGGTGGCTCTGGCTCTGCTGGGTGGCATGGGCGAGGCGCAGGAAGCGCGCAATTCCGCGCTCGACCGGCTGTCGCAACGCGCCGATCTCTTCGGCTGGGAGGCCGTGGGCAAGGTCACCATCGGCGCTGACGGCTACTGCACCGGCGTTCTGATCGCGCCCGATCTGGTGCTGACGGCGGGCCATTGTATCTACGACCGGCGCGCCAAAGGGCCGCGAGACCCGGCGACCCTTGGTTTTGCCGCAGCCCAAACCGACGGGGCGGAGGTCGCCGCGCGCCCGGTCGCCGCAATGGTCGCCGATCCCGACTATAACCCGTTTGTGCCGCTCTCGGTGGACACCGTGCGCCACGACGTCGCCCTTCTGCAGCTCTCCGCGCCGATCCCGACTTCGATCGCCGCGCCTTTTCGCGTCGGCGATGTGCCCGCCGCAGGGGCCGAAGTGTCGGTGGTGTCTTACGCGCAGGGCCGGGCCGATGCGCTGTCTTGGCAAAAGGCCTGCAGCGTGTTCGGTCGCGCGAAAGGGTTGATCGGGTTCGATTGCGATGTCGATCACGGCTCTTCGGGTGCGCCGGTTTTCGACCGCTCGGGGCTCGCCGCAGGCGGACGGGCGCAGATCGTGTCGCTGGTCTCCTCGGGCTCGCGCAAGAATGGCGTCTCGCGCGCCTATGGGATGGAATTGCCCGCGATCGTCGCGCAGCTGAAATCCGCCCTGCGCAGCGGGCGGGGCGTGATCCGCGCCGCATCTACCAGCGCTGGCCCCAGCGCCTCCGCCGCACCGCAAATCCGGGGCACTTTGCCTGCGCAGGGCCAGCCGCGCATCCTGTCTGGCGGGGGCGCAACCGGGGCGAAATTTCTGCGCCCCTAA